A single window of Girardinichthys multiradiatus isolate DD_20200921_A chromosome 15, DD_fGirMul_XY1, whole genome shotgun sequence DNA harbors:
- the LOC124881987 gene encoding heterogeneous nuclear ribonucleoprotein Q isoform X5 translates to MATDHVNGNGTEEPMDTTAAATRSEHFQALLDAGLSQKVAEKLDDLYVAGLVAHSDLDERALEALKEFNEDGALQVLVQFKESDLSHVQNKSAFLCGVMKTYRQREKQGTKVSPVTKGPDETKIKELLERTNYTLDVTTGQRKYGGPPPESVYSGPQPTVGTEIFVGKIPRDLFEDELVPLFEKAGPIWDLRLMMDPLSSLNRGYAFVTFCAKESAQEAVKLCNNYEIRPGKHIGVCISVANNRLFVGSIPKSKTKEQIVEEFLKVTEGLSDVILYQQPDDKKKNRGFCFLEYEDHKTAAQARRRLMSGKVKVWGNLVTVEWADPIEDPDPEVMAKVKVLFVRNLANDVTEEILEKSFSQFGKLERVKKLKDYAFIHFEEREGAVKALEELNGKELEGEPIEIVFAKPPDQKRKERKAQRQAAKSQMYDDYYYYPPAPHMAPPVRGRGRGGNRGGYGYPQDYYSYDDYYDYYGYDYHNYRGGYDDPYYGYDEFQAPARGRGGSRGPRGGASPVRGRGGAGAPRGRANFSQRGGVPGLGRGGRGSRGGMQPRGRGGEKGVEAAPDVLL, encoded by the exons ATGGCCACAGATCATGTGAACGGGAATGGCACCGAGGAGCCCATGgacacaacagcagcagcaacccGTTCAGAACATTTCCAGGCTCTGTTGGACGCCGGTTTGTCCCAGAAAGTAGCTGAGAAACTAGATGACCTGTATGTAGCAG GCCTGGTAGCACACAGTGACCTCGATGAAAGAGCTCTTGAAGCTTTGAAGGAATTTAATGAAGATGGGGCGCTGCAAGTGTTGGTCCAGTTCAAGGAGAGTGATCTGTCACATGTTCAA AACAAAAGTGCCTTTCTGTGTGGGGTGATGAAGACCTAcaggcagagagagaaacagggGACTAAAGTTTCTCCTGTAACTAAAGGACCTGATGAGACTAAAATCAAAGAGCTGCTGGAAAGAACCAACTACACACTAGATGTCACGACGGGCCAGCGAAAGTATGGTGGCCCGCCGCCAGAGTCGGTGTACTCAGGACCACAACCCACTGTGGGAACAGAG ATATTTGTTGGGAAGATTCCCCGCGACTTGTTTGAAGATGAGCTGGTTCCTCTCTTTGAGAAAGCTGGGCCGATCTGGGACCTCAGGTTAATGATGGACCCCCTAAGCAGCCTGAACCGAGGCTACGCTTTCGTCACGTTCTGCGCTAAAGAATCCGCCCAGGAGGCGGTGAAGCTG TGTAATAACTACGAGATCCGCCCTGGGAAACACATCGGTGTGTGTATATCTGTAGCAAACAACAGGCTGTTTGTTGGTTCCATTCCCAAGAGTAAAACTAAGGAGCAGATTGTTGAAGAGTTTTTAAAAGTTACAG AGGGTCTCAGTGATGTCATACTGTACCAGCAACCCGATGACAAGAAGAAGAACCGAGGCTTCTGCTTCCTGGAGTACGAAGACCACAAAACAGCTGCTCAGGCCCGCCGCCGGCTAATGAGCGGCAAGGTCAAGGTCTGGGGCAACCTGGTCACAGTGGAGTGGGCCGATCCCATCGAGGACCCCGACCCAGAAGTTATGGCCAAG GTCAAGGTCTTATTTGTGAGGAACCTTGCCAACGATGTTACAGAAGAAATCCTGGAGAAGTCGTTCAGCCAGTTTGGGAAACTAGAGCGAGTTAAGAAGCTCAAAGACTACGCCTTCATTCACTTTGAGGAGAGGGAAGGAGCAGTGAAG GCTTTGGAAGAACTGAACGGGAAGGAGCTGGAGGGAGAGCCAATCGAAATCGTTTTTGCCAAACCACCGGACCAGAAAAGGAAGGAGCGGAAAGCCCAGAGACAAGCAGCCAAATCACAAAT GTATGATGATTATTACTACTACCCTCCCGCGCCCCACATGGCTCCTCCTGTTAGGGGCCGGGGCCGCGGTGGCAACCGGGGAGGCTACGGCTACCCTCAGGATTACTACAGCTATGACGACTACTACGATTACTACGGCTATGACTACCACAACTACCGTGGCGGCTACGACGACCCGTACTACGGGTACGACGAGTTCCAGGCCCCGGCCCGAGGGCGGGGCGGCAGTAGAGGTCCCAGGGGCGGAGCCTCCCCAGTCAGGGGACGCGGCGGAGCCGGAGCACCCAGAGGCAGGGCCAACTTCTCCCAGCGCGGCGGAGTACCCGGACTGGGCCGCGGCGGACGCGGATCAAGAGGAGGCATGCAGCCGAGAGGGCGAGGAGGG GAAAAAGGGGTGGAGGCCGCTCCTGATGTGTTGCTATGA
- the LOC124881987 gene encoding heterogeneous nuclear ribonucleoprotein Q isoform X4, whose protein sequence is MATDHVNGNGTEEPMDTTAAATRSEHFQALLDAGLSQKVAEKLDDLYVAGLVAHSDLDERALEALKEFNEDGALQVLVQFKESDLSHVQNKSAFLCGVMKTYRQREKQGTKVSPVTKGPDETKIKELLERTNYTLDVTTGQRKYGGPPPESVYSGPQPTVGTEIFVGKIPRDLFEDELVPLFEKAGPIWDLRLMMDPLSSLNRGYAFVTFCAKESAQEAVKLCNNYEIRPGKHIGVCISVANNRLFVGSIPKSKTKEQIVEEFLKVTEGLSDVILYQQPDDKKKNRGFCFLEYEDHKTAAQARRRLMSGKVKVWGNLVTVEWADPIEDPDPEVMAKVKVLFVRNLANDVTEEILEKSFSQFGKLERVKKLKDYAFIHFEEREGAVKALEELNGKELEGEPIEIVFAKPPDQKRKERKAQRQAAKSQMYDDYYYYPPAPHMAPPVRGRGRGGNRGGYGYPQDYYSYDDYYDYYGYDYHNYRGGYDDPYYGYDEFQAPARGRGGSRGPRGGASPVRGRGGAGAPRGRANFSQRGGVPGLGRGGRGSRGGMQPRGRGGQEKGVEAAPDVLL, encoded by the exons ATGGCCACAGATCATGTGAACGGGAATGGCACCGAGGAGCCCATGgacacaacagcagcagcaacccGTTCAGAACATTTCCAGGCTCTGTTGGACGCCGGTTTGTCCCAGAAAGTAGCTGAGAAACTAGATGACCTGTATGTAGCAG GCCTGGTAGCACACAGTGACCTCGATGAAAGAGCTCTTGAAGCTTTGAAGGAATTTAATGAAGATGGGGCGCTGCAAGTGTTGGTCCAGTTCAAGGAGAGTGATCTGTCACATGTTCAA AACAAAAGTGCCTTTCTGTGTGGGGTGATGAAGACCTAcaggcagagagagaaacagggGACTAAAGTTTCTCCTGTAACTAAAGGACCTGATGAGACTAAAATCAAAGAGCTGCTGGAAAGAACCAACTACACACTAGATGTCACGACGGGCCAGCGAAAGTATGGTGGCCCGCCGCCAGAGTCGGTGTACTCAGGACCACAACCCACTGTGGGAACAGAG ATATTTGTTGGGAAGATTCCCCGCGACTTGTTTGAAGATGAGCTGGTTCCTCTCTTTGAGAAAGCTGGGCCGATCTGGGACCTCAGGTTAATGATGGACCCCCTAAGCAGCCTGAACCGAGGCTACGCTTTCGTCACGTTCTGCGCTAAAGAATCCGCCCAGGAGGCGGTGAAGCTG TGTAATAACTACGAGATCCGCCCTGGGAAACACATCGGTGTGTGTATATCTGTAGCAAACAACAGGCTGTTTGTTGGTTCCATTCCCAAGAGTAAAACTAAGGAGCAGATTGTTGAAGAGTTTTTAAAAGTTACAG AGGGTCTCAGTGATGTCATACTGTACCAGCAACCCGATGACAAGAAGAAGAACCGAGGCTTCTGCTTCCTGGAGTACGAAGACCACAAAACAGCTGCTCAGGCCCGCCGCCGGCTAATGAGCGGCAAGGTCAAGGTCTGGGGCAACCTGGTCACAGTGGAGTGGGCCGATCCCATCGAGGACCCCGACCCAGAAGTTATGGCCAAG GTCAAGGTCTTATTTGTGAGGAACCTTGCCAACGATGTTACAGAAGAAATCCTGGAGAAGTCGTTCAGCCAGTTTGGGAAACTAGAGCGAGTTAAGAAGCTCAAAGACTACGCCTTCATTCACTTTGAGGAGAGGGAAGGAGCAGTGAAG GCTTTGGAAGAACTGAACGGGAAGGAGCTGGAGGGAGAGCCAATCGAAATCGTTTTTGCCAAACCACCGGACCAGAAAAGGAAGGAGCGGAAAGCCCAGAGACAAGCAGCCAAATCACAAAT GTATGATGATTATTACTACTACCCTCCCGCGCCCCACATGGCTCCTCCTGTTAGGGGCCGGGGCCGCGGTGGCAACCGGGGAGGCTACGGCTACCCTCAGGATTACTACAGCTATGACGACTACTACGATTACTACGGCTATGACTACCACAACTACCGTGGCGGCTACGACGACCCGTACTACGGGTACGACGAGTTCCAGGCCCCGGCCCGAGGGCGGGGCGGCAGTAGAGGTCCCAGGGGCGGAGCCTCCCCAGTCAGGGGACGCGGCGGAGCCGGAGCACCCAGAGGCAGGGCCAACTTCTCCCAGCGCGGCGGAGTACCCGGACTGGGCCGCGGCGGACGCGGATCAAGAGGAGGCATGCAGCCGAGAGGGCGAGGAGGG CAGGAAAAAGGGGTGGAGGCCGCTCCTGATGTGTTGCTATGA
- the LOC124881987 gene encoding heterogeneous nuclear ribonucleoprotein Q isoform X3: MATDHVNGNGTEEPMDTTAAATRSEHFQALLDAGLSQKVAEKLDDLYVAGLVAHSDLDERALEALKEFNEDGALQVLVQFKESDLSHVQNKSAFLCGVMKTYRQREKQGTKVSPVTKGPDETKIKELLERTNYTLDVTTGQRKYGGPPPESVYSGPQPTVGTEIFVGKIPRDLFEDELVPLFEKAGPIWDLRLMMDPLSSLNRGYAFVTFCAKESAQEAVKLCNNYEIRPGKHIGVCISVANNRLFVGSIPKSKTKEQIVEEFLKVTEGLSDVILYQQPDDKKKNRGFCFLEYEDHKTAAQARRRLMSGKVKVWGNLVTVEWADPIEDPDPEVMAKVKVLFVRNLANDVTEEILEKSFSQFGKLERVKKLKDYAFIHFEEREGAVKALEELNGKELEGEPIEIVFAKPPDQKRKERKAQRQAAKSQMYDDYYYYPPAPHMAPPVRGRGRGGNRGGYGYPQDYYSYDDYYDYYGYDYHNYRGGYDDPYYGYDEFQAPARGRGGSRGPRGGASPVRGRGGAGAPRGRANFSQRGGVPGLGRGGRGSRGGMQPRGRGGVRGVRGGRGGNVGGKRKADGYNQPDSKRRQTNNQNWGSQPIAQQPLQGGDHSGKRGGGRS, encoded by the exons ATGGCCACAGATCATGTGAACGGGAATGGCACCGAGGAGCCCATGgacacaacagcagcagcaacccGTTCAGAACATTTCCAGGCTCTGTTGGACGCCGGTTTGTCCCAGAAAGTAGCTGAGAAACTAGATGACCTGTATGTAGCAG GCCTGGTAGCACACAGTGACCTCGATGAAAGAGCTCTTGAAGCTTTGAAGGAATTTAATGAAGATGGGGCGCTGCAAGTGTTGGTCCAGTTCAAGGAGAGTGATCTGTCACATGTTCAA AACAAAAGTGCCTTTCTGTGTGGGGTGATGAAGACCTAcaggcagagagagaaacagggGACTAAAGTTTCTCCTGTAACTAAAGGACCTGATGAGACTAAAATCAAAGAGCTGCTGGAAAGAACCAACTACACACTAGATGTCACGACGGGCCAGCGAAAGTATGGTGGCCCGCCGCCAGAGTCGGTGTACTCAGGACCACAACCCACTGTGGGAACAGAG ATATTTGTTGGGAAGATTCCCCGCGACTTGTTTGAAGATGAGCTGGTTCCTCTCTTTGAGAAAGCTGGGCCGATCTGGGACCTCAGGTTAATGATGGACCCCCTAAGCAGCCTGAACCGAGGCTACGCTTTCGTCACGTTCTGCGCTAAAGAATCCGCCCAGGAGGCGGTGAAGCTG TGTAATAACTACGAGATCCGCCCTGGGAAACACATCGGTGTGTGTATATCTGTAGCAAACAACAGGCTGTTTGTTGGTTCCATTCCCAAGAGTAAAACTAAGGAGCAGATTGTTGAAGAGTTTTTAAAAGTTACAG AGGGTCTCAGTGATGTCATACTGTACCAGCAACCCGATGACAAGAAGAAGAACCGAGGCTTCTGCTTCCTGGAGTACGAAGACCACAAAACAGCTGCTCAGGCCCGCCGCCGGCTAATGAGCGGCAAGGTCAAGGTCTGGGGCAACCTGGTCACAGTGGAGTGGGCCGATCCCATCGAGGACCCCGACCCAGAAGTTATGGCCAAG GTCAAGGTCTTATTTGTGAGGAACCTTGCCAACGATGTTACAGAAGAAATCCTGGAGAAGTCGTTCAGCCAGTTTGGGAAACTAGAGCGAGTTAAGAAGCTCAAAGACTACGCCTTCATTCACTTTGAGGAGAGGGAAGGAGCAGTGAAG GCTTTGGAAGAACTGAACGGGAAGGAGCTGGAGGGAGAGCCAATCGAAATCGTTTTTGCCAAACCACCGGACCAGAAAAGGAAGGAGCGGAAAGCCCAGAGACAAGCAGCCAAATCACAAAT GTATGATGATTATTACTACTACCCTCCCGCGCCCCACATGGCTCCTCCTGTTAGGGGCCGGGGCCGCGGTGGCAACCGGGGAGGCTACGGCTACCCTCAGGATTACTACAGCTATGACGACTACTACGATTACTACGGCTATGACTACCACAACTACCGTGGCGGCTACGACGACCCGTACTACGGGTACGACGAGTTCCAGGCCCCGGCCCGAGGGCGGGGCGGCAGTAGAGGTCCCAGGGGCGGAGCCTCCCCAGTCAGGGGACGCGGCGGAGCCGGAGCACCCAGAGGCAGGGCCAACTTCTCCCAGCGCGGCGGAGTACCCGGACTGGGCCGCGGCGGACGCGGATCAAGAGGAGGCATGCAGCCGAGAGGGCGAGGAGGGGTACGTGGTGTGCGGGGTGGCCGCGGTGGAAATGTAGGAGGAAAGCGCAAAGCTGATGGGTACAACCAGCCAGATTCCAAGCGCCGCCAGACCAATAATCAGAACTGGGGCTCTCAACCCATTGCTCAGCAACCGCTCCAAGGTGGTGATCATTCTG GAAAAAGGGGTGGAGGCCGCTCCTGA
- the LOC124881987 gene encoding heterogeneous nuclear ribonucleoprotein Q isoform X2 has product MATDHVNGNGTEEPMDTTAAATRSEHFQALLDAGLSQKVAEKLDDLYVAGLVAHSDLDERALEALKEFNEDGALQVLVQFKESDLSHVQNKSAFLCGVMKTYRQREKQGTKVSPVTKGPDETKIKELLERTNYTLDVTTGQRKYGGPPPESVYSGPQPTVGTEIFVGKIPRDLFEDELVPLFEKAGPIWDLRLMMDPLSSLNRGYAFVTFCAKESAQEAVKLCNNYEIRPGKHIGVCISVANNRLFVGSIPKSKTKEQIVEEFLKVTEGLSDVILYQQPDDKKKNRGFCFLEYEDHKTAAQARRRLMSGKVKVWGNLVTVEWADPIEDPDPEVMAKVKVLFVRNLANDVTEEILEKSFSQFGKLERVKKLKDYAFIHFEEREGAVKALEELNGKELEGEPIEIVFAKPPDQKRKERKAQRQAAKSQMYDDYYYYPPAPHMAPPVRGRGRGGNRGGYGYPQDYYSYDDYYDYYGYDYHNYRGGYDDPYYGYDEFQAPARGRGGSRGPRGGASPVRGRGGAGAPRGRANFSQRGGVPGLGRGGRGSRGGMQPRGRGGVRGVRGGRGGNVGGKRKADGYNQPDSKRRQTNNQNWGSQPIAQQPLQGGDHSAGKRGGGRS; this is encoded by the exons ATGGCCACAGATCATGTGAACGGGAATGGCACCGAGGAGCCCATGgacacaacagcagcagcaacccGTTCAGAACATTTCCAGGCTCTGTTGGACGCCGGTTTGTCCCAGAAAGTAGCTGAGAAACTAGATGACCTGTATGTAGCAG GCCTGGTAGCACACAGTGACCTCGATGAAAGAGCTCTTGAAGCTTTGAAGGAATTTAATGAAGATGGGGCGCTGCAAGTGTTGGTCCAGTTCAAGGAGAGTGATCTGTCACATGTTCAA AACAAAAGTGCCTTTCTGTGTGGGGTGATGAAGACCTAcaggcagagagagaaacagggGACTAAAGTTTCTCCTGTAACTAAAGGACCTGATGAGACTAAAATCAAAGAGCTGCTGGAAAGAACCAACTACACACTAGATGTCACGACGGGCCAGCGAAAGTATGGTGGCCCGCCGCCAGAGTCGGTGTACTCAGGACCACAACCCACTGTGGGAACAGAG ATATTTGTTGGGAAGATTCCCCGCGACTTGTTTGAAGATGAGCTGGTTCCTCTCTTTGAGAAAGCTGGGCCGATCTGGGACCTCAGGTTAATGATGGACCCCCTAAGCAGCCTGAACCGAGGCTACGCTTTCGTCACGTTCTGCGCTAAAGAATCCGCCCAGGAGGCGGTGAAGCTG TGTAATAACTACGAGATCCGCCCTGGGAAACACATCGGTGTGTGTATATCTGTAGCAAACAACAGGCTGTTTGTTGGTTCCATTCCCAAGAGTAAAACTAAGGAGCAGATTGTTGAAGAGTTTTTAAAAGTTACAG AGGGTCTCAGTGATGTCATACTGTACCAGCAACCCGATGACAAGAAGAAGAACCGAGGCTTCTGCTTCCTGGAGTACGAAGACCACAAAACAGCTGCTCAGGCCCGCCGCCGGCTAATGAGCGGCAAGGTCAAGGTCTGGGGCAACCTGGTCACAGTGGAGTGGGCCGATCCCATCGAGGACCCCGACCCAGAAGTTATGGCCAAG GTCAAGGTCTTATTTGTGAGGAACCTTGCCAACGATGTTACAGAAGAAATCCTGGAGAAGTCGTTCAGCCAGTTTGGGAAACTAGAGCGAGTTAAGAAGCTCAAAGACTACGCCTTCATTCACTTTGAGGAGAGGGAAGGAGCAGTGAAG GCTTTGGAAGAACTGAACGGGAAGGAGCTGGAGGGAGAGCCAATCGAAATCGTTTTTGCCAAACCACCGGACCAGAAAAGGAAGGAGCGGAAAGCCCAGAGACAAGCAGCCAAATCACAAAT GTATGATGATTATTACTACTACCCTCCCGCGCCCCACATGGCTCCTCCTGTTAGGGGCCGGGGCCGCGGTGGCAACCGGGGAGGCTACGGCTACCCTCAGGATTACTACAGCTATGACGACTACTACGATTACTACGGCTATGACTACCACAACTACCGTGGCGGCTACGACGACCCGTACTACGGGTACGACGAGTTCCAGGCCCCGGCCCGAGGGCGGGGCGGCAGTAGAGGTCCCAGGGGCGGAGCCTCCCCAGTCAGGGGACGCGGCGGAGCCGGAGCACCCAGAGGCAGGGCCAACTTCTCCCAGCGCGGCGGAGTACCCGGACTGGGCCGCGGCGGACGCGGATCAAGAGGAGGCATGCAGCCGAGAGGGCGAGGAGGGGTACGTGGTGTGCGGGGTGGCCGCGGTGGAAATGTAGGAGGAAAGCGCAAAGCTGATGGGTACAACCAGCCAGATTCCAAGCGCCGCCAGACCAATAATCAGAACTGGGGCTCTCAACCCATTGCTCAGCAACCGCTCCAAGGTGGTGATCATTCTG CAGGAAAAAGGGGTGGAGGCCGCTCCTGA
- the LOC124881987 gene encoding heterogeneous nuclear ribonucleoprotein Q isoform X1, whose product MISEDMATDHVNGNGTEEPMDTTAAATRSEHFQALLDAGLSQKVAEKLDDLYVAGLVAHSDLDERALEALKEFNEDGALQVLVQFKESDLSHVQNKSAFLCGVMKTYRQREKQGTKVSPVTKGPDETKIKELLERTNYTLDVTTGQRKYGGPPPESVYSGPQPTVGTEIFVGKIPRDLFEDELVPLFEKAGPIWDLRLMMDPLSSLNRGYAFVTFCAKESAQEAVKLCNNYEIRPGKHIGVCISVANNRLFVGSIPKSKTKEQIVEEFLKVTEGLSDVILYQQPDDKKKNRGFCFLEYEDHKTAAQARRRLMSGKVKVWGNLVTVEWADPIEDPDPEVMAKVKVLFVRNLANDVTEEILEKSFSQFGKLERVKKLKDYAFIHFEEREGAVKALEELNGKELEGEPIEIVFAKPPDQKRKERKAQRQAAKSQMYDDYYYYPPAPHMAPPVRGRGRGGNRGGYGYPQDYYSYDDYYDYYGYDYHNYRGGYDDPYYGYDEFQAPARGRGGSRGPRGGASPVRGRGGAGAPRGRANFSQRGGVPGLGRGGRGSRGGMQPRGRGGVRGVRGGRGGNVGGKRKADGYNQPDSKRRQTNNQNWGSQPIAQQPLQGGDHSGNYSGYKSDNQEFYQDSFGQQWK is encoded by the exons ATG ATATCTGAAGACATGGCCACAGATCATGTGAACGGGAATGGCACCGAGGAGCCCATGgacacaacagcagcagcaacccGTTCAGAACATTTCCAGGCTCTGTTGGACGCCGGTTTGTCCCAGAAAGTAGCTGAGAAACTAGATGACCTGTATGTAGCAG GCCTGGTAGCACACAGTGACCTCGATGAAAGAGCTCTTGAAGCTTTGAAGGAATTTAATGAAGATGGGGCGCTGCAAGTGTTGGTCCAGTTCAAGGAGAGTGATCTGTCACATGTTCAA AACAAAAGTGCCTTTCTGTGTGGGGTGATGAAGACCTAcaggcagagagagaaacagggGACTAAAGTTTCTCCTGTAACTAAAGGACCTGATGAGACTAAAATCAAAGAGCTGCTGGAAAGAACCAACTACACACTAGATGTCACGACGGGCCAGCGAAAGTATGGTGGCCCGCCGCCAGAGTCGGTGTACTCAGGACCACAACCCACTGTGGGAACAGAG ATATTTGTTGGGAAGATTCCCCGCGACTTGTTTGAAGATGAGCTGGTTCCTCTCTTTGAGAAAGCTGGGCCGATCTGGGACCTCAGGTTAATGATGGACCCCCTAAGCAGCCTGAACCGAGGCTACGCTTTCGTCACGTTCTGCGCTAAAGAATCCGCCCAGGAGGCGGTGAAGCTG TGTAATAACTACGAGATCCGCCCTGGGAAACACATCGGTGTGTGTATATCTGTAGCAAACAACAGGCTGTTTGTTGGTTCCATTCCCAAGAGTAAAACTAAGGAGCAGATTGTTGAAGAGTTTTTAAAAGTTACAG AGGGTCTCAGTGATGTCATACTGTACCAGCAACCCGATGACAAGAAGAAGAACCGAGGCTTCTGCTTCCTGGAGTACGAAGACCACAAAACAGCTGCTCAGGCCCGCCGCCGGCTAATGAGCGGCAAGGTCAAGGTCTGGGGCAACCTGGTCACAGTGGAGTGGGCCGATCCCATCGAGGACCCCGACCCAGAAGTTATGGCCAAG GTCAAGGTCTTATTTGTGAGGAACCTTGCCAACGATGTTACAGAAGAAATCCTGGAGAAGTCGTTCAGCCAGTTTGGGAAACTAGAGCGAGTTAAGAAGCTCAAAGACTACGCCTTCATTCACTTTGAGGAGAGGGAAGGAGCAGTGAAG GCTTTGGAAGAACTGAACGGGAAGGAGCTGGAGGGAGAGCCAATCGAAATCGTTTTTGCCAAACCACCGGACCAGAAAAGGAAGGAGCGGAAAGCCCAGAGACAAGCAGCCAAATCACAAAT GTATGATGATTATTACTACTACCCTCCCGCGCCCCACATGGCTCCTCCTGTTAGGGGCCGGGGCCGCGGTGGCAACCGGGGAGGCTACGGCTACCCTCAGGATTACTACAGCTATGACGACTACTACGATTACTACGGCTATGACTACCACAACTACCGTGGCGGCTACGACGACCCGTACTACGGGTACGACGAGTTCCAGGCCCCGGCCCGAGGGCGGGGCGGCAGTAGAGGTCCCAGGGGCGGAGCCTCCCCAGTCAGGGGACGCGGCGGAGCCGGAGCACCCAGAGGCAGGGCCAACTTCTCCCAGCGCGGCGGAGTACCCGGACTGGGCCGCGGCGGACGCGGATCAAGAGGAGGCATGCAGCCGAGAGGGCGAGGAGGGGTACGTGGTGTGCGGGGTGGCCGCGGTGGAAATGTAGGAGGAAAGCGCAAAGCTGATGGGTACAACCAGCCAGATTCCAAGCGCCGCCAGACCAATAATCAGAACTGGGGCTCTCAACCCATTGCTCAGCAACCGCTCCAAGGTGGTGATCATTCTGGTAACTATTCTGGTTACAAATCTGACAACCAGGAATTTTATCAGGATTCTTTTGGGCAGCAGTGGAAGTAA